A region from the Thermoplasmata archaeon genome encodes:
- a CDS encoding fibronectin type III domain-containing protein: MIRSRAPPRRFSAVLLGALLVLSGLILLIPTATAADYWIKVDMGRPYGGQIGSGLWGIDVGDGDRDGRTEVYVSCNQNGIIYRFNCTNDTWSSTEVGPIARANEAQAFALAIGDGDDDGKLDIYVSGRYRDQFWQAWVNRMFQFYHNGTTWNRVDMGGAGGEYITGIAIGDGNNDSRKEVFCSNRDGHMYMYTKGNDWNTQDMGNATRYYRNNQWNTPIMRDVAVGDGDNDGYPEVYGAASDQQVYQFKYTGNSWAVKEMGRGEDDGTDNAWSQGMYAVAVGDPDGDGRNEVYSASYINATIYRYNYNKNTTKWDIQKLVSLGGSINALTLTIGDANMDGKDELYAGCSNNQVYQILYDSVGAKWVSSSVGSGDGAIRGVAVGSATGDPSLTEVYAASADGHAYQFYADKVPPPNPIVWSDTHPETSKWYTNATVRVLWKDGGKDISGIDGYSYLWDTKPLTIPDDIKDSEESVSSYTTTLPDGIWYFHIKARDNALNWNKSASHYGPIWIDTTPPESVKVSINDGADYTNEKIVSLSLSATDPSPGSGVAWLAISNDGSAWTGWEVWTGSLSGWDLTNSAYGGTNTDGVKWVYVKAKDAAGNEMPSERKGSDSIFLDRVAPQELSIVINGDTEFATSANVSLKLGATDPSPASGLWKMSLSNDGISWSDWVDWSGECSWSLTSGAGGSEADGDRTVSLRVMDRAGNIGGPVRDSIFLDRRPPEGLSIVINDGREYTNSSSVSLAIYATDPTPSSQLSEMALANEEGALINWEFFSTSKDGWSLTSGPGGIDADGEKGVYLKVRDRAGNVAGPVKDTIFLDRVSPVNLSVTINDGASYTTSPVITLSLRATDPAPASGTYAMRFSEDLSAWTDWEAFSTIRSFTLSPGDGTKTVYFMVRDKAGNEAGPVYDSIVLDTHPPVISSVSVSGITDSSAIVSWVTDEEADSRVEFGTTTSYSSSAGDDSYVIAHSVTLQGLSPGTTYHFRVRSMDRAGNPPSYSEDYIFITAPAPDKFPPVITSVSVSGITDRIAIVSWVTNEPADSVVLYGRDTSYGLRAGDPAFVLKHIVTLTDLQPSTTYHFIVQSTDTSGNGPSTSEDMTFTTLAEPDTKPPIISGVKVGGITDNVAVVSWETDEPADSAVEYGTTTAYGQSVRDASLLQLHSIVLRNLLPSTTYHFRVSSTDATGNGPSFSEDLTFTTLAEPDTRAPVILNVRVEGVTESSATIIWETDELADAVVEYGKTTAYGLYASVPDYTLQHSVLLLKLEPDTTYHFRVRSRDPSGNSKTGEDMSFRTRKSSPGPDKVPPVISELVVAGVSDTRAVVMWRTDEPASGEVEYGTTTAYGLRMSEAAFGIIHSVLLDGLQPSTEYHLRVRCFDVYGNGPSLSPDITFTTGSKPDTTPPVITGVQVVNITDSSATIIWNTDEPSTSSVEFGTDLFYGRNVSSMMMVLNHSIHLTGLSPGTTYRFRVVSVDPAGNIARSIADLNFTTLKGPGPLPSPNPRAVRSEFPWMLVVLAVAFILLLAASVAIFHRQRPRPGVPSGPATEEPEVEVLEMEDRGAEAPAPKDSISKSAASTPEVGGGARQGEIRAAGAAEARSAEVGAIPVGPQRSQPMEAPVREPVKHIRCPVCRTRIPLYHDGPQEVVCPICGRRGPYKPGGAGRGTQGTQQGGGGETIPGAAQAGTQGAPGQQTPPAGEAPAPVKTIRCSACGARVPIYTSTYPVKITCPGCGRSGLYKGPRAT; the protein is encoded by the coding sequence GTTTCAATTGCACAAACGATACTTGGTCAAGTACCGAGGTGGGGCCCATCGCCAGGGCCAATGAGGCCCAGGCTTTCGCACTCGCAATAGGCGATGGCGATGATGATGGGAAGTTAGATATCTACGTTAGTGGCAGGTATAGGGACCAGTTTTGGCAGGCGTGGGTGAACAGGATGTTCCAGTTCTATCACAACGGCACAACTTGGAACAGGGTGGATATGGGTGGGGCGGGAGGCGAATACATCACAGGAATCGCTATAGGTGACGGAAACAACGACAGCAGGAAAGAGGTCTTCTGCTCCAACAGGGACGGGCATATGTACATGTACACGAAGGGTAACGACTGGAACACCCAAGACATGGGGAACGCCACGAGATATTATCGGAACAATCAATGGAACACCCCCATTATGCGAGACGTGGCTGTGGGGGACGGCGACAACGACGGGTACCCTGAAGTCTATGGCGCCGCTTCTGACCAGCAGGTATACCAATTCAAGTACACCGGCAATAGCTGGGCAGTGAAGGAAATGGGACGAGGGGAGGACGACGGAACGGACAATGCCTGGAGCCAGGGGATGTACGCCGTGGCCGTGGGCGACCCGGACGGGGACGGCAGGAACGAGGTCTATTCCGCTTCATACATCAATGCCACTATCTACAGATACAACTACAATAAAAATACCACAAAGTGGGATATTCAAAAGCTCGTCTCCCTCGGCGGAAGCATCAACGCGCTAACCTTGACAATCGGCGACGCAAACATGGACGGCAAGGACGAGCTTTACGCCGGCTGCTCCAACAATCAGGTCTATCAGATTCTCTATGACAGCGTTGGCGCCAAATGGGTATCGTCCTCCGTTGGGTCAGGGGACGGAGCCATCAGGGGCGTCGCTGTGGGGTCGGCCACCGGAGACCCGAGCCTAACTGAGGTTTACGCAGCCTCCGCCGACGGCCACGCGTATCAGTTCTACGCCGACAAGGTACCCCCTCCCAACCCGATAGTATGGAGCGATACGCACCCTGAGACTTCAAAATGGTACACCAATGCCACCGTGCGAGTTCTCTGGAAGGACGGGGGGAAGGACATCAGTGGAATCGACGGCTACTCATATCTCTGGGACACTAAACCCCTCACCATCCCCGACGACATCAAGGATTCCGAGGAATCGGTCAGCAGCTACACCACTACCCTTCCTGACGGAATCTGGTACTTCCATATTAAGGCCCGGGACAATGCCCTGAACTGGAACAAGAGCGCCTCGCATTATGGCCCCATCTGGATAGACACAACCCCTCCGGAATCCGTAAAGGTCTCAATCAATGACGGAGCGGATTATACAAATGAGAAAATCGTCTCGCTGTCCCTGAGTGCCACCGACCCATCCCCCGGCTCCGGGGTGGCGTGGCTGGCGATAAGCAACGACGGGAGCGCATGGACTGGCTGGGAGGTCTGGACCGGCTCCCTCTCCGGATGGGACCTGACCAACTCGGCCTACGGAGGTACGAACACTGACGGAGTTAAATGGGTTTATGTGAAGGCCAAAGACGCGGCCGGGAACGAGATGCCCTCGGAGAGGAAAGGTAGCGACAGCATCTTTCTTGATAGGGTGGCGCCCCAAGAGCTGTCCATAGTTATCAACGGAGACACCGAATTCGCTACAAGCGCGAACGTCTCCCTGAAGCTCGGAGCGACTGACCCCTCTCCCGCTTCGGGCCTCTGGAAGATGAGCCTGAGCAACGATGGAATAAGCTGGAGCGATTGGGTCGACTGGTCCGGAGAGTGCTCGTGGTCCCTCACTTCGGGCGCTGGGGGCTCGGAGGCCGACGGGGACAGAACGGTCAGCCTGCGCGTAATGGACCGCGCCGGCAACATCGGGGGCCCCGTCCGGGACAGCATATTCCTCGACAGGAGACCCCCGGAGGGCCTGAGCATCGTGATAAACGACGGGAGGGAATACACCAACTCGAGCTCAGTGTCCCTCGCAATATACGCAACGGACCCGACCCCTTCGTCTCAGCTCTCAGAGATGGCTCTGGCGAACGAGGAGGGTGCGCTCATCAACTGGGAATTCTTCTCGACCTCGAAAGACGGCTGGAGCCTCACGTCGGGCCCGGGGGGAATAGACGCGGATGGAGAGAAGGGGGTCTACCTAAAGGTCCGCGACCGGGCCGGAAATGTTGCTGGACCTGTGAAAGACACGATATTTCTCGACCGCGTGAGTCCCGTGAATCTGAGTGTAACGATTAACGATGGAGCGAGCTATACCACAAGCCCCGTGATAACCCTGTCTCTCAGAGCGACCGACCCCGCACCTGCTTCGGGCACATATGCGATGCGATTCAGCGAAGACCTCTCAGCCTGGACAGACTGGGAGGCTTTCTCTACAATCCGGAGTTTCACCCTCAGCCCTGGCGATGGGACAAAGACAGTCTATTTTATGGTCAGGGATAAAGCGGGCAATGAGGCGGGGCCGGTCTATGACTCGATTGTGCTCGACACGCACCCTCCTGTCATTTCCTCGGTCTCCGTGAGCGGCATTACCGACTCTTCAGCAATCGTCTCCTGGGTCACGGACGAGGAGGCGGACAGCCGGGTCGAGTTCGGCACAACGACCTCGTACAGCTCCTCAGCCGGAGATGATTCATATGTCATCGCCCATTCTGTCACCCTCCAGGGGCTCTCGCCCGGTACCACGTACCACTTCAGGGTTCGTTCTATGGACCGCGCAGGAAACCCACCCTCCTATTCCGAGGACTACATTTTCATCACCGCCCCTGCCCCCGACAAATTCCCGCCAGTAATCACATCGGTGTCGGTATCCGGCATAACCGACAGAATAGCGATTGTCAGCTGGGTGACCAACGAGCCAGCCGACAGCGTGGTTCTGTATGGAAGGGACACATCCTACGGCCTCAGGGCCGGCGATCCCGCCTTCGTGCTGAAGCACATCGTGACGCTGACAGATCTCCAGCCCTCGACAACATACCACTTCATCGTCCAGTCCACCGACACGAGCGGGAATGGGCCCTCAACGAGCGAGGACATGACATTCACGACTCTCGCGGAGCCTGATACAAAACCGCCCATAATATCTGGTGTGAAGGTAGGAGGTATAACGGACAACGTTGCGGTTGTCAGCTGGGAGACGGACGAGCCCGCCGACAGCGCGGTCGAGTACGGCACAACAACGGCCTATGGCCAGAGCGTGAGGGACGCGTCTCTACTGCAGCTCCACTCTATCGTCCTGCGCAACCTCCTCCCCTCGACGACTTATCACTTCCGGGTCAGCTCCACCGACGCCACCGGAAACGGGCCATCCTTCAGCGAAGACCTCACCTTCACAACCCTCGCCGAACCGGACACGAGAGCACCCGTGATTTTGAACGTGAGGGTTGAGGGAGTGACGGAGAGCTCGGCGACAATCATCTGGGAAACGGACGAGCTGGCGGATGCTGTGGTCGAGTATGGTAAGACCACCGCCTACGGCCTATATGCATCGGTTCCAGACTACACCCTACAGCACAGTGTTCTTTTACTGAAGCTTGAACCCGACACCACCTACCACTTCAGAGTCCGCTCCAGGGACCCGAGTGGCAACTCGAAGACGGGCGAGGACATGAGCTTCAGAACGAGAAAGAGCTCTCCAGGCCCTGACAAAGTCCCCCCTGTTATCTCGGAGCTCGTGGTCGCAGGCGTTTCGGACACGCGCGCGGTAGTAATGTGGAGAACTGACGAGCCAGCTAGTGGAGAGGTCGAGTACGGGACCACAACCGCCTACGGCTTAAGAATGAGCGAGGCCGCCTTCGGGATAATCCACAGTGTTCTTCTTGATGGCTTGCAGCCATCCACGGAATACCATCTCAGGGTCAGGTGTTTCGACGTTTATGGTAACGGCCCATCCCTCAGTCCTGACATAACCTTCACCACGGGCTCGAAGCCGGACACCACTCCACCTGTCATAACCGGGGTTCAAGTGGTCAATATCACAGACAGCAGCGCGACCATTATCTGGAACACCGATGAGCCCTCGACCAGCTCGGTCGAATTCGGGACGGACTTATTTTATGGCCGGAACGTGTCCTCGATGATGATGGTCCTGAACCACTCGATTCACCTCACGGGACTCAGTCCAGGCACCACCTATCGCTTCAGGGTGGTCTCTGTGGACCCTGCCGGGAACATTGCTAGATCGATAGCTGACCTCAACTTCACGACATTGAAGGGCCCGGGACCGCTGCCCAGCCCCAACCCCAGGGCTGTGAGGAGTGAGTTTCCGTGGATGTTGGTGGTCCTCGCCGTGGCCTTTATACTGCTCCTTGCAGCCAGCGTGGCCATTTTCCACCGCCAGAGGCCCCGGCCAGGAGTGCCCTCGGGCCCTGCTACGGAAGAGCCAGAAGTCGAGGTGCTCGAGATGGAAGACAGGGGAGCGGAGGCCCCTGCACCCAAGGACTCAATATCGAAGTCAGCAGCGTCAACGCCAGAAGTCGGAGGTGGGGCAAGACAGGGTGAAATAAGGGCCGCTGGGGCTGCAGAGGCTCGGAGTGCGGAGGTTGGAGCGATTCCAGTGGGGCCACAGAGGAGCCAGCCCATGGAGGCCCCCGTCCGGGAGCCGGTGAAGCATATCCGGTGCCCCGTATGTAGAACGAGAATTCCGCTTTACCACGACGGTCCGCAGGAGGTCGTTTGCCCCATCTGTGGCAGGAGAGGCCCCTACAAGCCGGGTGGGGCCGGTAGGGGGACGCAGGGGACGCAACAGGGGGGCGGGGGTGAAACTATCCCAGGCGCGGCCCAAGCAGGAACTCAGGGGGCTCCTGGACAACAGACACCCCCGGCGGGGGAGGCACCTGCTCCCGTCAAAACAATACGATGCTCTGCCTGCGGAGCCCGGGTCCCGATATATACCAGCACCTACCCTGTGAAAATCACCTGCCCCGGATGCGGGAGGAGCGGGCTCTACAAGGGCCCCAGGGCGACCTAG